The following coding sequences are from one Octopus bimaculoides isolate UCB-OBI-ISO-001 chromosome 3, ASM119413v2, whole genome shotgun sequence window:
- the LOC106879908 gene encoding uncharacterized protein LOC106879908: MYPSLFLSPGGYKFEQFLFYLSRYVLLKTLKKECNIKDGYLRCPTLKPSHPQATHIPKILKCATIKNVQSLLVSIDENLKLYWKWQEATKKLTEEYKIQFKKINRMNSNLDALKENKTKENCDGTDDARNEVLYWIKHQWKDMLHQIQSQNADRETIQSVIKSFESKHKLDMQLINACIPDQLLQVKEQEIQEGKVESLYRRGKLDIASLIKLSNFSLQMYHEKLQSINVCDCKETISEFEMLSKNHSKFLENIETMRQEMTDVLEESKDSVHYLTEKLCDNCDKVDAKNLVMIPHSPPPENFLLTPGKKDHLSQSGKSIIDSTTILNSEEEAKKILEAATIAVQNCTEKKPINLIDTVKKNRM; encoded by the exons ATGTACCCATCTCTGTTCCTCTCACCTGGAGGTTACAAATTTGAGCAATTTCTCTTCTACTTGTCCAGATATGTTTTACTGAAAACACTGAAAAAAGAAt GTAATATTAAAGATGGTTATCTTAGATGTCCAACACTGAAGCCCTCACATCCTCAAGCAACCCACATTCCGAAGATCCTGAAATGTGCCACAATCAAAAATGTCCAGTCATTGTTGGTGAGCATTGATGAGAATCTAAAACTCTACTGGAAATGGCAAGAGGCTACAAA GAAACTTACAGAAGAATACAAAATCCAGTTCAAAAAAATAAACCGCATGAATTCAAATCTGGAtgcattaaaagaaaacaa GACTAAAGAAAATTGTGATGGTACAGATGACGCAAGAAATGAAGTTTTATATTGG ATCAAGCACCAATGGAAAGACATGCTTCATCAGATACAATCCCAGAATGCTGACAGAGAGACAATCCAGTCTGTCATCAAAAGCTTTGAGAGTAAACACAAACTTGACATGCAGTTAATTAATGCCTGTATTCCAGACCAACTGCTTCAGGTTAAAGAGCAAGAAATTCAAGag ggGAAAGTAGAAAGTCTCTACAGAAGAGGAAAACTGGACATTGCTAG TTTAATTAAACTCTCCAACTTCAGTTTACAGATGTATCATGAAAAATTGCAATCTA TAAATGTCTGTGACTGTAAAGAAACCATCAGTGAGTTTGAAATGCTGTCCAAAAATCACAGTAAATTCCTTGAAAACATTGAAACTATGag ACAAGAAATGACAGATGTCTTAGAAGAGTCAAAGGATTCTGTACACTATTTGACTGAAAAACTTTGTGATAATTGTGATAAAGTGGATGCTAAGAATTTG gTCATGATTCCACATTCACCACCACCCGAGAATTTTTTATTAACGCCTGGAAAGAAAGACCATTTATCACAATCTGGAAAATCTATTATAGATTCTACAACAA TTCTAAATTCTGAAGAAGAAGCTAAGAAGATTCTGGAAGCTGCTACCATTGCTGTTCAAAATTGTActgaaaagaaaccaataaatctGATTGATACAGTTAAGAaaaatagaatgtaa